A window of Tachypleus tridentatus isolate NWPU-2018 chromosome 7, ASM421037v1, whole genome shotgun sequence genomic DNA:
AAATTAATGGTAACATAATATTGAACGCAAAACAAGAGCGCCTAGTTTTGTCTTATTTACCCTATACGGTTCAAAGTTTTCACAATACAAATATTAATGGTGTCTTCTAGAAAGCTATGTAGTAAATGGTGAATCAAAACCACATAATTTCTGTTATATTTACTGTTCGTTCCAACAGGTTGTTTTTGGGTGGTACTCATTTTAGCTGTTTTACGGATTTCATTTTATGTCTAGAATAAAACAATTCCAACAGAAACACAACAATGGATAACCCGTGGCCTACCGAGATAAGAATAAAACTACCCTGTACGTCTTCTAGAGTTAAAGCACGCGGTCCTCCCTGATTCACTAAGATCAGCACTGGTGAGCTGTTATTATTCTTAGAGAAAGCGTTTTCACGAGCTCGTCGATCCAGTACGTCCCTTTTCCATTTATCTATTAAGCCTCCTTCGTTCAACTGTCTCAACCTGGAAGAAAGGTTTGGTTTAAATAATTCCTTATGCCCATCTGTGAGatcagttttcttttataaagttCTAGAACTCTGcgcatctctttttttttttttcttgtaaagctGATTAAGAATAAATTAGTGtctattgttataaataatatttctgcCAGCTTCATTATAGATTCATGTTaactttatctttgttttattgttttatggcaAAACTACATAAACAGTTATCTGCGCTGTCCCCAACGTGAAAATTGGGTTCACGTGATAATCATTAAATTCAAGGCTAAGACAACAGCAAACGTGATTTTATCTAGGTGCATTAATATTCCTGtgaaacaaatatgtaaaagaTTTTAAGTCTGGAGGTAACTGGATTTGATGAAATccactaaaatatataaatatgttttgtaaaaaaaaagttatatatgaTCCTGTGTAACTAGATTTAAAACTAGTAATGTTGATATACTTCATAACTCAAACATTGATAAAAAATcttatgaataaaaacaagtggGTTTCTGTagataaatattacttttcagCTATTTTCCACCTTTTGTTTAGTTGCTACTCACGCAAAGTTACGCAATAGGCTGCTTGTATTATAAGATCTCagtctttaatttgttttatctatAATTGTGAATAATGTACAATCAAGGGTTGTCAAAGTTTAGAATACAAGTTTAGGAACCTATCCTACGTTCAAGGCGTAAAGATTGAATGTTAGGCTTGAATTAATAACTTAAATCAGCTGTATGTCTTCAAACTtataccaggtttcgatacctgtggtgggcaaaacatCAACAGTCCTTTGCATAGCtcgccagtggcacagcggtacgtctctagactcacactgctaaaaaccgggtttcgatacccaagaTGGGcaagcatagataacccattgtgtacctttgtgcttaattccaaacaaacaacaactaatcCCTTTATGCAGCAtcagtatttgttgttattcTGAATACTTCCTGATAAACCACTCAAGAAGTTCTTCCGTCTCTTGAACAGCCAACATGAAACTCAATTctatttaattcaaaatacatacaagtaattcaaagaatatataaaatttagCAATATCCACAAGATTTGTCAAATGTGAAtccttaataaatatattattacaaaataaataaatcattaaatttccttacaaaatgttttttttacgttttaacctatttatattttctgtattattcataaaccttaaataataatttctggtTATTCTACATTGGCTCTCTATTTCTTTGAtgctaaattaatatttttttactgaacAGTGGTATTACATTATttggaatattattatttaattttggtgCTTGGTACAAATAacgtttttctaaatatttccttGTTTACTTTAGAAAGTTCTAAGTTGCCATGTACTTCAGCTCTTGTTTCgtatattaatctttatattaattttttctcagttttcaatatttttattgaacctgttttgtgttttataaatatataatttacacaaTGGTAGTGCACTTAAATTCTGAAAATGTAACTTTGTACGGTTGTATTGTGATAATGATAATATACGTCACAACATTCTtttgtaactgtattataactcCCAACAGGTGATACCATATTGTGCAAATGcatcaaacaaacataataaatatttggcCCACGGTAGGCAAGACTGGGTAACAACCACCATATGACATGCTCGGCCTAATCTATCTTCCTACCAAGGCTGGTTGAGATTGGTCAAAAGACCATGACACACTTCGTagacaaacaaacactatttttatttttataaggatGTATTCTAAGATGGTTATGTGCAAAGATCAATGCGTTTAATTAAGTATTTCATGTTATATAGGTTATTATAGAATCACAGTCATAAAAGTTAAACCCGCAAACATACATTCTGATATCTTTTGCatttataatcaataaaaattCGCAATAAAGTGACATcgagtattattaaaattaacattctGAACAATGACATTATTGTCAAATTTCGTTTGAGGAAAACAATCAGTAATGATAGCTTAAATAATTATAACGCAACGACTTGTGCATTCATCAGTTAGTTTcgtaaaagataaattataaaagaataataaaatgtatcttattaataacaaaatgccAACATGTATAAGTGGAAGATACATATATTATTGTGTACCTGTTCTGCCATAATTTAATATGGTATAACCAGATTTATCATTTACAAGAGCtaatgattcttttgtttaagaTTTTATACCAACGATAATTCGTATCTTTAGTTTCTATTGTTATGTCAAGCTTTCTTCCAGGATATCAAGTTGGTTATAAAGTCAACTTATTCCtctgtaacataacatatattTCAATTATGTGAATTATACTCTCAGTGTTCACCAACATCTTGGTAATACTGTAGTTTTTATTGgacttatttaattgaataaCTTTATACGAACAACACCAAGAAAAAGTCgcttgtttccatttttttagaaaattgGAAATTGTTgtgaataataattacaatttacacCAAAGTTTTACATGTAATATCTATTTGGTTAGTAAATCAGTGTGGAAATGAAAAgagtttttttattacttttgtctgGAAAAAAGTTGTAGTTCAAATCTGTTCCTTTATTTAGATTGAAAAAGAACATCTACTTACGCCTTGGAAAATGGTCTCGTCATTGGCGATCCTTTAGCCAAAACAACTGAATAAAAGATGTCAGAAAAAACACCCTTGCCAAAATGATATTCTGTGATTCCGAAGTTAACGAGAACACCTTCCATAATGCTGCTGGGCCAAGCAAAAGCATAGGGTTCTTTCATAGCTTTGATAGCTCCCTCTTCCTTGTTCTGAACCAACGTCCCTTCGTTGTCGTGTTTTATGTCATTTCCAATTATTGCAAGGTCCCCTTTCGTTGCGCTCtgtgataaaatattacaaaaaaataaggGTAATAATTATAggtcatgaaaataaaatatcttgatactggtgtatgtgtgtgtattgatGAAAACGGTAATGAACGTCTATGTAGAAAAGGCACATAAGAAAAAAGTGACTGCCAATATAAAGCCTATAGGAATGACGACACTAGAAAAGGCGCAAGTTCGTGCAAACAAGTTATGGGTCAAAAGAACTTAGTCGTTCATACAAGAAACTACTTGTGAAGTTACACCAACATCTGTAAGCAGCGAATATAATTGGTGGTTGAAATTCAtccatttcttcttttttctcaTGCTGATACATAAAAACGTAGTAACCAAATTTTTCagctaaataaattttataaatttcataaagtTTTAAAAGGACAGAAAGAAACTTATTAACTCATCAAGGACGTTTGTTCTATCTTCCACCTTACTACTCGTGTATTCCTCTAATCTTTTCTTAAACTAAGTTTATTTTTCCTACTCCACCACCCTTGAAGGCAGCTCACTACCCTGTTTGAAAAGTATTActgtttaaatttcaaaaaactTCTAAACTGGTAACATTTGAATTTGTGACCCCTTGTCCTGTTGGTTTCACTGAGAAATATAAACAATTGGTGGTTCTATATTATCAAtacccttaacaatcttaaacacctcaaccaaATCCCCATTAACCTTTCTTCTCTCCAGAGAAAACATGTTTTACAGATTTTAGTCTTTCCTCACAGGACAATCCCACCATCCAAAGTATCATCCCAATGACTTTTTTCTAAACCTTCtcaaacaattcaatgtccttcatGAGGAAGTGTACAGTATTAAAAAATGAGGCCTTACAAGTGATATACACAATGAAACAGTACTATCCCATATCTTGTTTTCAGTATGTCTATAGATGCTATACAAAATCTTATTAACCTTATTTCtagctacaatacactgtttaaaaGACTTTAGTGATTTTTATCACCACAACATCATCTTTTGTTTAAGATTTTATACCAACGATAATTCGTATCTTTGTCCATTTGGACCATCCAAATTGTAATTTGGTGCTTGTGGATTTTCattattcaaattattgttatagTTAAAATGGACGAAGTTGAtccatataaatttatttaagtattaagTACAGGCGATATTaccatcttggaaattctaagtCCCTGATCGAAACTCATCTTTTTTCTATATAAACTGCCTCCATGTAGGTAGTATATAGGGCAGTATAAAAGCAGCAGAAATAAACGCTTCTCGTCCACGCTTGTTGAAATGactaagaaaataatttgtaaagcTTTATTACAGCATATTACAGCATGATTGGTTGATTGGCATTTTATGACGCAAAGTAATTAGGCTGCCTgtgccaaacaaccggtaaaagaatttaaaacaaaattattaaaattcgtgaaatagaatcatgttaaaacaaaagaaaactcaagtctttaattaaaacttaaatatcgtTAAAAAGGCTAATGATccttacaaaactaaaaccatttgTAAGGTGTACACTGTTACCATcatcaatgacactgtccagGGCCAGGGTAAACCTGTTGACAAACATGTCTAAAATGTTGCTGTCGTCCACAGTCGTAATGATGGCACGATAGTAAAATGCGAACtactgtgacttgagtgtcacacagaccacacattgatgcatcagtcccagataaaagaaaacagtaagttaaaaactgtgaccaatgcgtagtacAGTTAGGACAACTTTCGATCCTTATGAGAAAAAGACGGCCGAAGTACAATtgagggttttatctggaaaagcttgttataacGTTGCTTACCCCTAGCCGACTGCCAACAGGTATGGAGCCGagccttcaatacaggaccatagtttaTGGATGGAACAGGCACGGTAGCGATAGTACCAGAAAAGAGAGACTTAGCTGCGATGTCAGCGACCTctttcctgcaaataccaacatggcctgctatccagaagaactgaatagaagtagatgttaaagagaaattagccagttagttttgaatattggaGAGAACAGAATGAaaactaacgtgaagtgatttcAGGGTCAGAAGAGAGCTAAGCAAGTCGGTACAAATAGTACCGTTCATGTACTGCTTAAActtctatgtaatccagggcaagaaaaatagCATAATATTCGGcggtgaacacagaaactgtagagggaattctgtgtaCAACCACCAAATCACAACAATCCATGGCAGAACTCACAGAGTCATCTGagtttgaaccatccgtataaatagaAGTGAAAAATGGTTTAAAAGTTGTTTGGCAAATAAAAAACGATACTTTCAATCGGGAGTGTCcgtcttcctcagatgactcaaagaaggTCACACTTGGGGATAGTAATAAGTTAATGTGGaatgggttgaccagtggatacagcaatctCATCCAAGGATAAaccaaattcatccaactgcacatGGATACAAAGGCGAAGAGGAACAATGGCAGACAATTTGTTTTGAAAGcatatggcccactgaggaaggtgAGATGCTGTAataaggatcgaagttttgaagcatacagtgaAGACAGTTACAAATGGAGTAGGTTAATGAGACTCTGGACTGGGAAAATGCAGAAAGCTCCCGTGCAGATTCGAAGCCTTtgatggtgaatggggtccagcatcttcaaggccaatgTCTTGGCAGAGCCACTGATCAAAGATCCATAGTTCAGTTTTAATCGAATGAGAGCACGAaggaatgggaaagtgtcgaacctgCACAAACTTGTAATTGCTGGGCCCATTAAAAGTTtctaataaaaatgggtaaatggccacacaaCCCATATGAGTGAAGGTCCTACAAAATGTCATATCTCCACGTAGTATTGTAAGCTTTCTCAAGATTACTGAAGCACAAGATgtcgcttgagaaaggcttcttttGATCGACGTCACAAGTCGAATCAGGTGCCCACAGTACAGTGCTGTCGTAAGAATTGACACTGAGTGGgcaagaggagattgtttgattcctcgaatcaaacaagacgagcattaaccatcttctctaaggtcttacagagacagcttgttaaCGCAGTTGGGcagtagtttaaaggaatcttggggTCCTTCCCAGGATTAGGAAAAGCTAGGACAGTAGCTTGGCACCAAGCACCAGGAAAATCATCCTCCTGTCAgctccagttaaaaacaattagaagaaaaCAGTAAGAGAAGTAGAATAGAGATTGTGTAGCATCTTGCAGTGTATGTCATCAGATCCGACTTATGTACTACCACACTGATGAaaagcaagcttgagttccacctgTGTAaagggcaattatagtcatagggatgatcagcGTGAAAGAGAAGAGACAATCACTCTATCCAAGTTTTGATGACTGAAAAGGTGGAGATGAAGCAGAAGCGCTAGATACCCTGCAAAAGCTTCTGCtgagagtattggcgatgctttGGGCACCACCAACTTCTTAGCCTTTAGAAAGAAAGATCGAAAGGGGACAGAAGTATACTACCCACTAATATTCTGAATCTTGTTCCATATAACTTTGTaactggtggtaaaagagatactggttgtgaatttaatctaAGATCCCTTCTGACTTTCAAGTTTAACCTGCCAAGCATGTACATGGGCCTGCTGAAAAGTGATGCAGTTCAGAc
This region includes:
- the LOC143255729 gene encoding glutamate receptor ionotropic, delta-1-like, whose protein sequence is MSNSRAEVIDYTYPYVNDQINFLVQAPREKPRALAIIRPFSLEMWITILVVVFVTSLVTALVAKASIGPQKNSWTFGQSLWQYFGALTFQGADELPDRDSQKIIIGGYWLFAIIIVAGFSGSLTSFMNVPGKELPIDTISELARRVQNKQIKVGTVPNSLIYINLMSATKGDLAIIGNDIKHDNEGTLVQNKEEGAIKAMKEPYAFAWPSSIMEGVLVNFGITEYHFGKGVFSDIFYSVVLAKGSPMTRPFSKALRQLNEGGLIDKWKRDVLDRRARENAFSKNNNSSPVLILVNQGGPRALTLEDVQGSFILISVGHGLSIVVFLLELFYSRHKMKSVKQLK